A genomic stretch from Neodiprion fabricii isolate iyNeoFabr1 chromosome 3, iyNeoFabr1.1, whole genome shotgun sequence includes:
- the LOC124178117 gene encoding electron transfer flavoprotein regulatory factor 1 produces MAQRTKVIELYKTLLHLGKDYPKGYTYFRTNLKKIFTKNKDENDPQKIEKMLEHGQYVIKELEALYMLRKYRTLKKRYYS; encoded by the exons ATGGCGCAGCGAACAAAAGTAATCGAGTTGTACAAAACG CTGCTGCACTTGGGGAAAGATTATCCAAAGGGATACACTTACTTTCGTACAAACCTAAAAAAGatatttacgaaaaacaaagatgaaaatgatccacaaaaaattgaaaaaatgttggagCATGGACAGTACGTGATTAAAGAATTGGAGGCTCTTTATATGCTTCGGAAATATCGAACCCTAAAGAAAAGATATTACAGTTAA
- the LOC124178115 gene encoding charged multivesicular body protein 5, with product MNRLFGRAKPKEPPASITDCIAGVDSRADSAEKKIARLDAELKKYKDQMAKMREGPAKNAVKAKALRVLKQRKMYESQVDNLRQQAFNMEQANYATQTLKDTQSTVVAMKQGVKQMQKEFKHINIDDIEDMQDDLADMLSQADEVHEAMGRSYGMPEIDDDELAAELDALGDEIALDDDTSYLDDAIKAPNAPIKEPGTDSVRNKDGVLVDEFGLPQIPAS from the exons ATGAACAGATTATTTGGACGGGCTAAGCCCAAAGAACCGCCAGCAAGTATAACCGACTGCATCGCCGGG GTGGACAGCAGAGCTGAttcagcagaaaaaaaaatagcacgCTTAGATGCAGAATTAAAGAAGTATAAAGATCAGATGGCAAAGATGAGAGAAGGGCCGGCTAAAAATGCCGTGAAAGCAAAAGCCCTGAGAGTTTTGAAACAGCGTAAAATGTATGAATCCCAAGTAGATAATCTGAGACAGCAGGCATTTAACATGGAACAGGCCAATTATGCCACTCAAACTCTTAAAGACACACAATCAACTGTCGTAGCTATGAAACAAGGCGTTAAACAAATGCAGAAGGAGTTCAAACACATCAATATAGATGATATCGAG GACATGCAAGATGACCTGGCTGATATGCTATCACAAGCCGATGAAGTCCACGAAGCGATGGGCCGAAGTTATGGAATGCCAGAAATTGACGATGATGAATTAGCAGCTGAATTGGATGCTCTTGGTGATGAAATAGCCTTGGATGATGATACATCGTACCTGGATGACGCTATTAAAGCACCTAATGCTCCCATCAAGGAACCTGGAACAGACTCTGTCAGAAACAAA GATGGAGTTCTTGTGGATGAGTTTGGGCTCCCTCAGATTCCAGCTAGCTAA
- the LOC124178111 gene encoding tubulin epsilon chain-like isoform X2 — translation MEDSVVSRYRQGPLRGLFDQTCSVTNYPGSGNNWAVGHYTHGTEYRDRIDETVRRVAERCDCLHGFMITNSVGGGTGSGLGTAVLSFLEDSHPRVDRFVSCVFPSGTEDVVTAPYNVLLASRELLEHATCVFPVENKALLEICNTQMSKRENIDQASYNGSCLPFQDMNSIIVNMLLHLTSGSRFPGSLNMDMNELATNLVTYPKLNYIFSSVSPIALTASTMPTIPGTKMQDQLFTDAWSRSNQLLKTDPLSPGSVILSAAHVVRGTTSLTDMRRNIKKFQSKARFTTWSKEAMKVGLCSVPPFGHPASLLCLLNSTAMSNMLEVIVQQFDKLYSRKAHAHHYLEVNGFEENHFHESRESILNLSKQYIELQIQQPMNIPRLQLL, via the exons ATGGAGGATAGCGTTGTGTCTCGATACAGACAAGGACCTTTAAGAGGTCTCTTCGATCAAACGTGCAGCGTTACAAATTATCCAGGATCTGGAAATAACTG GGCAGTTGGGCATTACACTCATGGCACAGAGTATCGTGATCGAATAGATGAAACTGTGAGGCGAGTAGCAGAAAGATGCGATTGTCTTCACGGATTTATGATAACAAACTCCGTTGGTGGTGGTACAGGTTCTGGCCTGGGTACTGCTGTTTTGTCTTTCTTGGAAGATAGTCACCCTCGTGTTGACAG atttgtaTCGTGTGTGTTTCCATCAGGCACTGAGGATGTTGTAACGGCTCCATATAACGTGTTGCTAGCTTCAAGAGAGCTTTTAGAACATGCCACATGCGTCTTTCCAGTTGAAAACAAGGCACTCTTGGAAATTTGTAATACTCAAATGTCTAAGAGGGAGAATATTGATCAAGCTTCGTACAATGGTAGTTGCCTACCCTTCCAAGACATGAATagtattattgttaatatgcTTTTACATTTGACaag TGGTTCACGATTTCCCGGTAGCTTGAATATGGATATGAATGAATTGGCAACAAACCTTGTTACATATCCAAAGTTAAATTACATATTCAGCAGTGTTAGTCCTATTGCTTTGACTGCTTCAACAATGCCTACAATTCCGGGTACCAA GATGCAAGATCAGCTATTTACAGATGCTTGGTCTAGAAGCaatcaattattaaaaacaGATCCCTTGAGCCCCGGATCCGTGATTTTAAGCGCAGCTCATGTTGTCAGAGGCACCACTTCTTTGACGGACATGAGACGAAACATTAAAAA ATTCCAGAGTAAAGCTAGATTTACAACATGGAGCAAAGAGGCAATGAAAGTTGGATTATGTTCCGTACCACCTTTCGGACATCCTGCGTCGCTCCTGTGTCTTCTAAACTCGACAGCTATGTCCAATATGCTTGAAGTTATAGTGCAACAATTCGATAAACTTTACAGCAGAAAG GCTCATGCTCACCATTACCTAGAGGTGAATggatttgaagaaaatcacTTCCATGAAAGCCGAGAATCCATTCTGAATCTATCAAAGCAATATATAGAACTGCAAATCCAACAACCAATGAACATCCCACGACTACAGTTATTGTAA
- the LOC124178111 gene encoding tubulin epsilon chain-like isoform X1, with product MSQFISVQVGQCGNQIGSAFWPLVLNEYGIQTSSNSVQLLKTQKDHVKNTRELSEAFHSFFHVPGNKGDLSFKTLADLNAAKVKARTVLIDMEDSVVSRYRQGPLRGLFDQTCSVTNYPGSGNNWAVGHYTHGTEYRDRIDETVRRVAERCDCLHGFMITNSVGGGTGSGLGTAVLSFLEDSHPRVDRFVSCVFPSGTEDVVTAPYNVLLASRELLEHATCVFPVENKALLEICNTQMSKRENIDQASYNGSCLPFQDMNSIIVNMLLHLTSGSRFPGSLNMDMNELATNLVTYPKLNYIFSSVSPIALTASTMPTIPGTKMQDQLFTDAWSRSNQLLKTDPLSPGSVILSAAHVVRGTTSLTDMRRNIKKFQSKARFTTWSKEAMKVGLCSVPPFGHPASLLCLLNSTAMSNMLEVIVQQFDKLYSRKAHAHHYLEVNGFEENHFHESRESILNLSKQYIELQIQQPMNIPRLQLL from the exons atgagtCAATTTATATCAGTTCAAG TCGGTCAATGTGGAAATCAAATAGGCTCGGCTTTTTGGCCACTGGTATTAAACGAGTATGGAATTCAAACATCTAGTAACAGCGTACAGTTATTGAAAACACAAAAGGATCATGTTAAAAACACAAGAGAGCTATCGGAAGCATTTCACAGTTTTTTCCACGTTCCTGGAAACAAAGGAGACTTGTCGTTTAAAACGTTAGCAGATCTCAATGCTGCTAAAGTCAAAGCCAGG ACAGTTCTCATCGACATGGAGGATAGCGTTGTGTCTCGATACAGACAAGGACCTTTAAGAGGTCTCTTCGATCAAACGTGCAGCGTTACAAATTATCCAGGATCTGGAAATAACTG GGCAGTTGGGCATTACACTCATGGCACAGAGTATCGTGATCGAATAGATGAAACTGTGAGGCGAGTAGCAGAAAGATGCGATTGTCTTCACGGATTTATGATAACAAACTCCGTTGGTGGTGGTACAGGTTCTGGCCTGGGTACTGCTGTTTTGTCTTTCTTGGAAGATAGTCACCCTCGTGTTGACAG atttgtaTCGTGTGTGTTTCCATCAGGCACTGAGGATGTTGTAACGGCTCCATATAACGTGTTGCTAGCTTCAAGAGAGCTTTTAGAACATGCCACATGCGTCTTTCCAGTTGAAAACAAGGCACTCTTGGAAATTTGTAATACTCAAATGTCTAAGAGGGAGAATATTGATCAAGCTTCGTACAATGGTAGTTGCCTACCCTTCCAAGACATGAATagtattattgttaatatgcTTTTACATTTGACaag TGGTTCACGATTTCCCGGTAGCTTGAATATGGATATGAATGAATTGGCAACAAACCTTGTTACATATCCAAAGTTAAATTACATATTCAGCAGTGTTAGTCCTATTGCTTTGACTGCTTCAACAATGCCTACAATTCCGGGTACCAA GATGCAAGATCAGCTATTTACAGATGCTTGGTCTAGAAGCaatcaattattaaaaacaGATCCCTTGAGCCCCGGATCCGTGATTTTAAGCGCAGCTCATGTTGTCAGAGGCACCACTTCTTTGACGGACATGAGACGAAACATTAAAAA ATTCCAGAGTAAAGCTAGATTTACAACATGGAGCAAAGAGGCAATGAAAGTTGGATTATGTTCCGTACCACCTTTCGGACATCCTGCGTCGCTCCTGTGTCTTCTAAACTCGACAGCTATGTCCAATATGCTTGAAGTTATAGTGCAACAATTCGATAAACTTTACAGCAGAAAG GCTCATGCTCACCATTACCTAGAGGTGAATggatttgaagaaaatcacTTCCATGAAAGCCGAGAATCCATTCTGAATCTATCAAAGCAATATATAGAACTGCAAATCCAACAACCAATGAACATCCCACGACTACAGTTATTGTAA